Genomic segment of Cronobacter dublinensis subsp. dublinensis LMG 23823:
AAAATGCAAGACGCTTTAAATATGGTGGCTACGACGGGAATCGAACCTGTGACCCCAGCATTATGAGTGCTGTGCTCTAACCAGCTGAGCTACGTAGCCAAATTTTGTTACTCACCAGCCATGACGACTGGCTGGGGTACCTGGATTCGAACCAGGGGATGCCGGTATCAAAAACCGGTGCCTTACCGCTTGGCGATACCCCAACGACCACTGCGTTATACGCAAAAGTCGAAGAAATATGGCTGGGGTACCTGGATTCGAACCAGGGAATGCCGGTATCAAAAACCGGTGCCTTACCGCTTGGCGATACCCCATCCGTGCAACGCTAACCCGGGAATGGTGCGGGAGGCGAGACTTGAACTCGCACACCTTGCGGCGCCAGAACCTAAATCTGGTGCGTCTACCAATTTCGCCACTCCCGCAAAAAAGATGGTGGCTACGACGGGAATCGAACCTGTGACCCCATCATTATGAGTGATGTGCTCTAACCAGCTGAGCTACGTAGCCATCTTTTTTTCGCGTTACCTTATCGGCGTTGCGGGGCGCATTATGCGTATTGGGCCTGGAAGCGTCAACACCTTTTTTGGCGAAAATCGACGGATTGTGACTGTTTGACTAGCTTGCGAACAGCTTGATGCAATATTCGTCGATTCCGGGCGAATTATCCACTAAGTCAATGGAAAACGAGACACTGCCCGAACATCTTTGCGCCCATAAAAAAACGGGCCGTGAAGGCCCGTTGTTCATTTAAAGCTCGCTTATTTGTAGGCGGACTGATGTACGCCCACTGCGCGGCCTGACGGATCGTTCATGGTTTTGAATGCTTCATCCCATTCGATAGCTTTTGCAGAAGAGCAGGCAACGGACGGCCCGCCCGGCACGCACTCCGCTGCGCTCGGCACCGGGAAGAGTTCTTCAAAAATCTCGCGGTAAAGGTACGCTTCTTTAGACGACGGCGTATTGTACGGAAAACGGAAGCTGGCCGTGGCTAACTGCTGATCGGTGACCTGCTCTGCGGCCACTTCTTTCAGTGTATCGATCCAGCTGTAGCCGACGCCGTCAGAGAACTGCTCTTTCTGGCGCCACGCCACGCTCGCCGGCAGGTAAGATTCAAAACATTCACGCAGAATATGTTTTTCCATCTTGCCGTTGCCGCACATTTTATCCTGCGGGTTGATGCGCATCGCCACATCGAGGAATTTCTTATCGAGGAACGGCACGCGCGCTTCAACGCCCCAGGCCGACATCGCTTTGTTGGCACGCGCGCAGTCAAACATATGCAGCGCCTGCAGTTTACGCACGGTCTCTTCATGCAGCTCTTTCGCATTCGGCGCTTTATGGAAGTAAAGGTAGCCGCCGAACACTTCGTCTGAACCCTCGCCGGAGAGCACCATCTTAATGCCCATCGCTTTGATTTTACGGGACATTAAATACATCGGAGTCGACGCGCGAATGGTTGTCACATCGTAGGTTTCGATGTGGTAAATCACGTCACGAATAGCATCCAGCCCTTCCTGAACGGTAAAGTGGATTTCATGGTGTACCGTACCGAGATGGTTCGCCACTTCCTGTGCTGCTTTCAGATCCGGCGAGCCTTCAAGGCCAACCGCAAAGGAGTGCAGCTGCGGCCACCAGGCTTCGGAGCGCTCCTGATCTTCCACGCGGCGCGCGGCGAATTTCTTGGTAATAGCCGAGATAACAGACGAGTCCAGACCGCCCGAGAGCAGCACGCCATACGGCACGTCAGACATTAAGTGGCTCTTCACGGCGTCTTCCAGCGCCTGACGCAGCTCGGCTTTATCCGTCACGTTGTCTTTTACCGCGTCATAGTCAAACCAGTCGCGCTGGTAGTACTGGCGGATTTCGCCGTCCTGGCTCCACAGATAGCTGCCCGCCGGGAACTCTTTAATGGTGCGGCATACCGGCACCAGCGATTTCATCTCGGAAGCGACATAAAAGTTGCCGTGCTCATCGTGGCCCATATAAAGCGGGATGATGCCGATATGGTCGCGACCAATCAGGTACGCGTCTTTTTCGCTGTCATAGAGCACGAAAGCGAACATGCCCTGTAATTCGTCGAGAAATTCCGGCCCCTTCTCCTGATACAGCGCCAGGATAACTTCGCAGTCAGAGCCGGTCTGGAACTGGAAACGATCGCCGTACTCCGCGCGCAGCGCCTGATGGTTGTAGATCTCGCCATTAACGGCCAGCACATGCGTTTTTTCGGTGTTGTAGAGCGGCTGCGCGCCTGCGTTGACGTCGACGATAGAAAGACGTTCATGCGCGAGAATAGCTTTATCGCTGGCGAAAACGCCGGACCAGTCCGGGCCGCGGTGGCGCATCAGGCGCGAGAGCTCAAGTGCTTTTTTACGCAGTTCAACCGCATCAGTTTTAATATCCAGCACACCAAAAATAGAACACATAGAAAACTCCGTTAACCCTGGCGGTGATGTTGTGTTGTCTGTCTGCGAGGCGTTGCGGTTTATGCAATGTTTTCGCGTCGGCCTCCGTTATTGATTAAGAAAATGCCGTAAATGATGCGGTCTGTGCAAGTCTTTTAGCGTCGGAGTAATAAATAGTTCAACAGGCGTTAGCGGAAATTTAAAAATGGTTATCAAAAACGCTGTGTTTTTGATGATTCAGCAAAAATATAGCGATTTTATTGAATGCGGTCTTTGCGCAAAGGGCAAAAAAAACGGCCATCGTTAATGGCCGTTGGGATTAGATAACGTCGATTTCGGCGACGGAAGGGTAGATCCAGCTTGGCCGGAACGGCATGGCGTCGATATCGTTAATGGTAGAAACGCCGGACAATACCAGGATGGTTTCGAGCCCGGCCTGGAATCCCGCCAGAATATCGGTACGCAGGTTGTCGCCGACAATCACGGTATGCTCGGAGTGCGCCTGCATTTTGTTCAGCGCTGCGCGAATGATCCACGGGCTCGGCTTGCCGACATAAAACGGCTTGCGGCCAGAGATTTTCTCAATGCCCGCGCACAGCGCGCCGCACGCCGGGTAAAAGCCGCGCCCGTGCGTGTCGGGGTTAGTGGCGATAAATCGCGCGCCATTGGCGACGAAAAAGGCGGCTTTATGCATCATTTCCCAGTTATAGGAGCGGGTTTCGCCGACAATCACAAAATCAGGGTTGATATCGGTGATGGTAAAGCCGGCTTTATATAGCTCGTGAATTAATGCCCCTTCGCCGACCACATAGGCCTTTTTACCTTCCTGACGACGCAGGAAATCCGCCGTCGCCATGGCGGAGGTGTAGAACACGCTGTCCGGCACGTCGATCCCGGCGGAGGCGAAACGGTTAGCCAGATCCTGGCCGGTCTGGGAAGGGTAGTTGGTCAGCAGAACCAGCGGAAACCCTTTTTCGAGGATGCGGGTCAGAAACTCGCTGGCGCCGGGCACCGCAACGTTATCGTGCATCAGCACGCCATCGATATCGCAAATTACGTTCTGAATGGTCATGGACTACTCTGGCTCAGGGAACAGAAAGGCGTAACTATAGCGCAAACGCCAAAGTCACTCGTTAACTTTCCAGCAAACGCTGTAATAACAATCCGTTAAGCATGGCGCGTTTCACCAGCGCAAACGCGCCGATCGCCGAGCGGTGATCGAGCTGCGACGGCACCACCGGCAGGTTTTTACGAAACGCTTTCAGGGACTGGGTGTTGATGCAGCTTTCGATAGCGGGCAGCAGCACTTTCTGCGCCTCCACGATTTCTCCGGCGATCACCACTTTTTGCGGGTTAAACAGGTTAATGGCGATAGCGATAGTTTTGCCCAGTTGACGCCCGACGCGCTCCACCACTTCACAGGCCAGCGCATCACCCCGGTTGGCGGCTTTGCAAATCGCTTTGATGTTGCACTCGTCCGCCGTCAGGCGGCTCTGGTAACCCTGTTCAAGCAGTTGACGCACGCGCTGCTCTATCGCAGCGTTAGCGGCGACGGTTTCCAGACACCCGAAGTTGCCACAGTGACAGCGCTCGCCTAAAGGATCGACCTGGATATGGCCAATCTCGCCGACGTTGCCGTTGCGGCCGATGAAAATGCGCCCGTTGGAGATAATCCCTGCGCCCGTGCCGCGGTGAACGCGCACCAGAATGGAGTCTTCGCAGTCGCGCGTTGCACCGAAGTAGTGCTCTGCCAGCGCCAGGCTACGGATGTCGTGCCCGACAAAACAGGCGACGTTGAAGCGATTTTGCAGCGCGTCGACCAGCGGCCAGTTCTCCACGTTAATGTGCGGCATATAGCGGATAACGCCGCTTTCCGGGTCAACAAGGCCCGGCAGAATAACGGAGACGGCGATGAGCTCGCGGATTTTGCGCTGCCAGGTTTCGATAAACTGCGCGATGGTGTTCAACAGCGCGTGCTCCAGCGTTTCCTGGGTGCGCTCGGGCAGGGGGAAATGTTCTTCCGCCAGCACTTTGCTGCTCAGATCAAACAGCGTCAGCGTGGCGTCGTGTCGGCCAAGCCGCACGCCGACCGCCTGAAAATGCCGGGTTTCCGTGATGATGGAGATAGCGCGGCGGCCCCCGGTAGAGGCCTGCTGATCGACTTCTTTAATCAGGCCGCGCTCAATCAGCTGGCGAGTAATTTTGGTAACGCTGGCGGGCGCGAGCTGGCTCTGTTCGGCTATCTGTATGCGCGATATCGGTCCATGCTGGTCGATAAGGCGATACACCGCCGCGCTGTTAAGCTGTTTTACGAGATCAACGTTGCCAATTTGAGCCTGTCCGCCAGTCGTCATGCCTTTATTTACTCAGTAACGACCTCGTTACCATTAACGATGGTCTTGATGATTTTATAATCGCGGGTAAAGGCGGTGAGATTCGCCACTTTGCCCGCTTCAACGCTGCCAAGCCGGTGCGCCACGCCCATGGCGCGAGCCGGATAAAGCGTCGCCATACGCAGCGCTTCGTCCAGTGCGATATTGACATGCTCCACCAGGTTGCGCACGCCTTCGATCATGGTCAACGCCGAACCACTGAGGGTGCCGTTCTCGTCCACGCACAGGCCATTGCGGTAGTATATTGTTTTACCAGCAAAAATGAACTCATCAATATTGGCACCTGCGGGCGCCGTTGCATCGGTCACCAGACAAAGTTTGTCGCCTTTTACCTTTTTTGCGAGACGCACGTTCGCGAAATCCACGTGCAGGCCGTCGGCGATAATGCCGCAAAAGACATCCGGCTCGTCAAAGATTGCGCCGGTAAGGCCAGGCTCGCGGCCGGTGATATACGGCATCGCGTTAAAAAGGTGCGTGGCAAAGCGGATCCCGGCGCGGAAGCCTTTTTTCGCTTCTTTCAGCGTCGCGTTGGAGTGCCCGGCGGAGACCACGATGCCAGCGGCCGTCAGTTTTGCAATAACCTCCGGCGCGACGCGTTCCGGCGCGAGCGTGATTTTGGTGATGACATCGGCGTTCTCACACAGATAATCCACCAGTTCCGCGTCCGGCTCACGCACATAATCCGGGTTATGCGTGCCTTTTTTGACGATATTCAGCCACGGGCCTTCAAGGTGCAGACCGAGCGCCTGGTTTTTATGGTGCGCCAGGTAGTCGCGCATCACGCGCACGCCCTGTTTCATCAGCGCATCGCTACAGGTGATCAGCGTCGGCAGATAGCTGGTGCAGCCCGATTTCTCATTGGCCTTTTGCATGATTTCCAGCGTGTCGACCGAGACGGCGTCTGCCGTGTCGTTAAACTGCACGCCACCGCAGCCGTTCAGCTGCACGTCGATAAAACCGGGGGCGATGATGGCGCCGCCCATATCGCGCTGCTCGATCCCTGCTGGCAGGTCAGCCAGCGGGCACAGGCGCTCAATCAGGCCATCGGCGATAACAATCGCGTGGTCATCCAGAATGTCGTGACCGGTATAAATCCGGCCATGGGTTAAAGCGTACATAATGCCCCCGGTAAACAGTCCTTAAAGATCTTTAATATTCTCAGCTTCGAGCTCGGTGAAGTATTTTAACGTCTTCACTTTCAGTTCCATGGTGGAAGGCTCATCGCAGACGATAACCGCTTTCGGATGCAGCTGCAGACAGCTGATGGTCCACATATGATTCACATTGCCTTCAACGGCTGCCTGCAGCGCCTGCGCCTTAACGTGGCCCAGAACCAGAATCATGACTTCCTGCGCGTCCAGCAGCGTGCCGACGCCCACCGTAAGGGCGTATTTTGGCACCTGATTCACATCGCCGCCAAAGAAACGCGAATTCGCCACGCGGGTGT
This window contains:
- the asnB gene encoding asparagine synthase B, which gives rise to MCSIFGVLDIKTDAVELRKKALELSRLMRHRGPDWSGVFASDKAILAHERLSIVDVNAGAQPLYNTEKTHVLAVNGEIYNHQALRAEYGDRFQFQTGSDCEVILALYQEKGPEFLDELQGMFAFVLYDSEKDAYLIGRDHIGIIPLYMGHDEHGNFYVASEMKSLVPVCRTIKEFPAGSYLWSQDGEIRQYYQRDWFDYDAVKDNVTDKAELRQALEDAVKSHLMSDVPYGVLLSGGLDSSVISAITKKFAARRVEDQERSEAWWPQLHSFAVGLEGSPDLKAAQEVANHLGTVHHEIHFTVQEGLDAIRDVIYHIETYDVTTIRASTPMYLMSRKIKAMGIKMVLSGEGSDEVFGGYLYFHKAPNAKELHEETVRKLQALHMFDCARANKAMSAWGVEARVPFLDKKFLDVAMRINPQDKMCGNGKMEKHILRECFESYLPASVAWRQKEQFSDGVGYSWIDTLKEVAAEQVTDQQLATASFRFPYNTPSSKEAYLYREIFEELFPVPSAAECVPGGPSVACSSAKAIEWDEAFKTMNDPSGRAVGVHQSAYK
- a CDS encoding HAD-IIA family hydrolase; the protein is MTIQNVICDIDGVLMHDNVAVPGASEFLTRILEKGFPLVLLTNYPSQTGQDLANRFASAGIDVPDSVFYTSAMATADFLRRQEGKKAYVVGEGALIHELYKAGFTITDINPDFVIVGETRSYNWEMMHKAAFFVANGARFIATNPDTHGRGFYPACGALCAGIEKISGRKPFYVGKPSPWIIRAALNKMQAHSEHTVIVGDNLRTDILAGFQAGLETILVLSGVSTINDIDAMPFRPSWIYPSVAEIDVI
- the nagC gene encoding DNA-binding transcriptional regulator NagC, with amino-acid sequence MTTGGQAQIGNVDLVKQLNSAAVYRLIDQHGPISRIQIAEQSQLAPASVTKITRQLIERGLIKEVDQQASTGGRRAISIITETRHFQAVGVRLGRHDATLTLFDLSSKVLAEEHFPLPERTQETLEHALLNTIAQFIETWQRKIRELIAVSVILPGLVDPESGVIRYMPHINVENWPLVDALQNRFNVACFVGHDIRSLALAEHYFGATRDCEDSILVRVHRGTGAGIISNGRIFIGRNGNVGEIGHIQVDPLGERCHCGNFGCLETVAANAAIEQRVRQLLEQGYQSRLTADECNIKAICKAANRGDALACEVVERVGRQLGKTIAIAINLFNPQKVVIAGEIVEAQKVLLPAIESCINTQSLKAFRKNLPVVPSQLDHRSAIGAFALVKRAMLNGLLLQRLLES
- the nagA gene encoding N-acetylglucosamine-6-phosphate deacetylase, encoding MYALTHGRIYTGHDILDDHAIVIADGLIERLCPLADLPAGIEQRDMGGAIIAPGFIDVQLNGCGGVQFNDTADAVSVDTLEIMQKANEKSGCTSYLPTLITCSDALMKQGVRVMRDYLAHHKNQALGLHLEGPWLNIVKKGTHNPDYVREPDAELVDYLCENADVITKITLAPERVAPEVIAKLTAAGIVVSAGHSNATLKEAKKGFRAGIRFATHLFNAMPYITGREPGLTGAIFDEPDVFCGIIADGLHVDFANVRLAKKVKGDKLCLVTDATAPAGANIDEFIFAGKTIYYRNGLCVDENGTLSGSALTMIEGVRNLVEHVNIALDEALRMATLYPARAMGVAHRLGSVEAGKVANLTAFTRDYKIIKTIVNGNEVVTE